One part of the Bacillus sp. FJAT-45350 genome encodes these proteins:
- a CDS encoding M23 family metallopeptidase codes for MSKRVDKIRKKLELRRKEIKGKTNQRERSAPVVFDRHDEARDEPDFYLYQDGKKQEQEQWLDKDRFLLKTMVAVVLFLLVAIMFKTPTPQLEGARNFVKHSFEQEFQFAAVADWYEGQFGRPLALLPNSMNVALDDVDQEHNPEIVFAVPASGTITESFQQNGTGILVETGIDENVEAVKAGFVFSVKDEDSLGKTVGIEHHDGSESWYGMLEKVDVKLHDHVEAGKPIGKVSSSNSAGKGVYYFALKQGETYIDPIDVISFD; via the coding sequence ATGTCAAAGAGAGTTGATAAAATACGGAAGAAGCTAGAGTTGAGAAGAAAAGAGATTAAAGGGAAGACAAATCAAAGAGAACGCTCCGCACCTGTTGTATTTGACCGCCACGATGAAGCGAGAGATGAACCAGATTTTTATTTATATCAAGATGGAAAAAAGCAAGAGCAGGAACAGTGGTTAGATAAAGACCGTTTCCTCTTAAAAACGATGGTTGCTGTTGTATTATTTCTACTTGTCGCTATAATGTTTAAAACACCAACACCGCAACTTGAGGGAGCGAGAAATTTTGTGAAACACTCCTTTGAACAAGAGTTTCAATTTGCAGCGGTCGCTGACTGGTATGAAGGACAGTTTGGGAGACCATTAGCTCTTTTACCTAATAGTATGAATGTAGCACTTGATGATGTTGACCAGGAGCATAACCCTGAAATTGTATTTGCTGTTCCTGCTTCTGGAACAATTACAGAGAGCTTTCAGCAAAATGGCACAGGTATTTTAGTAGAGACAGGGATTGACGAAAACGTAGAAGCGGTTAAAGCTGGTTTTGTTTTTTCAGTTAAGGACGAAGACTCACTAGGGAAAACAGTGGGAATTGAGCATCATGATGGCAGTGAATCTTGGTATGGAATGTTAGAAAAGGTAGATGTAAAGCTACATGACCATGTTGAAGCAGGTAAACCAATAGGGAAAGTATCTAGTAGTAATAGTGCAGGAAAGGGTGTCTATTACTTTGCGTTAAAACAAGGGGAAACATATATCGATCCCATTGATGTGATTTCATTTGACTAA
- a CDS encoding M50 family metallopeptidase, protein MTNLNLLPLLKKFKIHPLFYFVLGIGVVTGYFQEVIMLFLIVFIHEMGHAIAAHFFKWKINKIELLPFGGVAEMNEAGNRPLREELIVVLAGPIQHLWLMALSFVLLPFDFWTVADHQLFLWHNLIILSFNLLPVWPLDGGRLVQLWFSYRLPYKKAQKLSLVSTTVILLVLSIISLYLFPFHLNLWIVLTFLFVSNYLEWKQRHFSYMRFLMERLHGKNSRKKRMITVNDTMKVQDVVNLFQRGYQHKLVIKNNDKNTRKVINEQELLKAFFYEKKLNHSLKELFF, encoded by the coding sequence TTGACTAATTTAAATTTATTACCTCTTTTAAAAAAATTTAAAATTCATCCATTATTCTATTTTGTTTTAGGTATTGGAGTGGTTACAGGATACTTTCAAGAAGTTATTATGTTATTTTTGATTGTATTCATACACGAAATGGGTCACGCCATTGCGGCCCATTTTTTTAAATGGAAAATAAATAAGATTGAGCTTCTTCCTTTTGGTGGAGTGGCAGAAATGAACGAGGCAGGGAACCGTCCTTTACGAGAGGAATTAATTGTCGTTCTAGCAGGACCTATTCAGCACCTTTGGTTAATGGCATTATCATTTGTTCTACTTCCTTTTGATTTTTGGACGGTTGCTGACCATCAGCTATTTTTGTGGCATAACCTAATTATCCTTTCTTTTAATTTGCTCCCCGTATGGCCATTAGATGGAGGGCGCCTTGTTCAACTATGGTTCTCTTATAGGCTACCTTATAAAAAAGCACAAAAGCTCTCATTAGTAAGTACAACTGTGATATTACTAGTCTTATCAATAATTAGTTTATACCTTTTCCCGTTTCACTTAAATTTATGGATTGTTCTTACCTTCCTGTTTGTATCAAACTATTTAGAATGGAAACAGCGACATTTTTCTTATATGCGCTTCTTAATGGAAAGGCTTCATGGGAAGAATAGCCGAAAGAAACGAATGATAACAGTGAATGACACGATGAAGGTTCAAGACGTAGTAAACCTATTCCAACGAGGATATCAGCATAAGCTTGTCATAAAAAATAACGATAAAAACACACGAAAAGTTATAAATGAACAAGAACTATTAAAAGCATTCTTCTACGAAAAAAAACTAAACCATTCTTTAAAAGAACTTTTCTTTTAA
- the moaC gene encoding cyclic pyranopterin monophosphate synthase MoaC: MGDLTHFNEQGRAKMVDISEKDVTVRTAIAQSSIEVNSEIHEKIEQGKIGKGDVLAVAQVAGVMAAKNTSQWIPMCHPLSLNGINVNFEWEEKTDTYILHIQVEVKTQGKTGVEMEALTAASATALTVYDMCKAIDKGMVIGPTFLKKKTGGKSGDFER; encoded by the coding sequence ATGGGAGATTTAACTCACTTTAACGAGCAAGGGCGTGCAAAAATGGTAGATATATCTGAAAAAGATGTTACCGTTCGTACAGCAATTGCTCAATCAAGCATAGAAGTAAATAGTGAAATCCACGAAAAGATCGAACAAGGAAAAATTGGAAAAGGAGACGTATTAGCAGTCGCTCAAGTTGCAGGTGTAATGGCAGCAAAAAACACATCGCAATGGATTCCAATGTGTCATCCACTTTCTCTTAATGGTATTAATGTCAATTTTGAATGGGAAGAAAAAACAGATACGTATATTTTACATATTCAAGTAGAGGTTAAAACACAAGGGAAAACAGGAGTGGAGATGGAAGCATTAACAGCTGCTTCAGCAACAGCCTTAACTGTTTATGATATGTGTAAAGCAATTGATAAAGGAATGGTTATTGGACCAACTTTTTTAAAGAAGAAAACTGGTGGAAAAAGTGGAGACTTTGAGAGGTAA
- a CDS encoding MogA/MoaB family molybdenum cofactor biosynthesis protein produces the protein MSVHEHKKEAPKTVRCMVLTVSDTRTKETDKSGQLIHSLLEENNHQINEYQIVKDEYSEVQRWLIHAGQREDIDTVLINGGTGVALRDTTFEAVKDSLDKELPGFGEVFRYLSFTEDIGTAAILSRAIAGVRAERAVFSMPGSSGAVKLAMERIIIPEIAHLVREIRKDKK, from the coding sequence ATGTCAGTTCATGAACATAAAAAAGAAGCTCCGAAAACAGTAAGGTGCATGGTCCTAACTGTTTCTGATACACGAACAAAAGAAACAGACAAGAGTGGACAACTCATTCACTCACTTCTAGAGGAAAATAATCATCAAATAAATGAGTATCAAATAGTCAAGGATGAGTATAGTGAAGTACAAAGATGGCTCATCCATGCAGGGCAAAGAGAAGATATTGATACGGTTTTAATAAATGGAGGTACTGGTGTTGCTCTTCGCGATACAACATTCGAGGCTGTGAAGGATAGTCTTGATAAGGAACTGCCGGGCTTTGGAGAGGTATTTCGTTACTTAAGCTTTACAGAGGATATAGGTACAGCGGCTATTTTAAGCCGGGCAATCGCTGGTGTCCGTGCAGAGCGGGCAGTATTTTCAATGCCTGGTTCATCAGGAGCAGTAAAGCTAGCAATGGAACGAATTATTATCCCAGAAATTGCGCATCTTGTTCGAGAAATAAGGAAAGATAAAAAATAG
- the modA gene encoding molybdate ABC transporter substrate-binding protein — protein sequence MKHVLLMIIAMTLLVACNQDTQEQVELNVAAASGLLNLFTEIGDEFEEETGTKVIFSFGSSGQLADQIENGAPYDVFASANIDFINQLEEKEIVTSDMTNIFAVGRIGIATMADNSLQVTSIEDLVNPEFKKIAIANPEHAPYGQAAREVIENAGLWDQLENKLVYGRNISDTLSYLETGNAEVSIIALSLVHDELDFLLLDGDMHHPIKQVITMSNRPSNEEQAREFIEFLIGPERRTIIENNGFAFPEVN from the coding sequence ATGAAGCATGTTTTACTTATGATTATAGCTATGACGTTACTAGTGGCATGTAATCAGGATACACAGGAGCAGGTGGAGTTAAACGTTGCTGCAGCCTCTGGTTTACTTAATTTGTTTACTGAGATTGGTGATGAGTTTGAGGAAGAAACCGGTACAAAGGTTATCTTTTCCTTTGGTTCTTCAGGACAATTGGCTGACCAAATAGAAAATGGTGCCCCTTATGATGTGTTTGCATCTGCAAATATCGATTTTATTAATCAACTAGAAGAAAAAGAGATTGTTACTAGTGACATGACGAATATATTTGCTGTTGGTCGCATTGGAATTGCTACAATGGCTGATAATTCTCTTCAGGTGACTTCAATAGAAGATCTGGTGAATCCAGAATTTAAAAAAATAGCCATTGCAAATCCTGAACATGCTCCGTATGGACAGGCTGCAAGGGAAGTGATTGAAAATGCAGGTCTATGGGACCAGTTAGAAAATAAGCTTGTCTATGGACGTAATATTTCTGATACGCTCTCCTATCTGGAGACGGGAAATGCGGAGGTTAGTATTATTGCTTTATCACTCGTACATGACGAGTTAGATTTTCTATTACTAGATGGTGATATGCACCATCCTATAAAACAGGTAATCACGATGAGTAATCGACCTAGCAATGAAGAGCAAGCAAGAGAGTTTATTGAATTTTTAATAGGGCCAGAACGAAGGACTATCATTGAAAACAATGGATTTGCCTTTCCAGAGGTGAATTAG
- the modB gene encoding molybdate ABC transporter permease subunit, with protein sequence MDGVNLFPLFLSFRVALTATLFALMIGLPIAYFMNRSKGRIVDFIDTVITLPIVLPPTVLGYYLLVLLGRQSSVGRFLEERFDITIVFTPTGAVIAALVVSIPFLIKSARTSFGSIDPNIINAARVLGRTELNIFLTVMIPLAWRGIAAGVTLSFARALGDFGATLMVAGSIPNQTMTMPIAIYDALLAGNRELANVLVIIMTTVSVAVLYIINRLEKRVVKGGR encoded by the coding sequence ATGGATGGAGTTAATTTATTCCCACTATTTTTATCATTTAGAGTTGCATTGACTGCAACTCTTTTTGCCTTAATGATTGGATTGCCAATTGCATATTTTATGAACCGTTCTAAAGGTAGGATTGTTGATTTTATCGATACAGTAATTACACTACCGATTGTTCTTCCTCCTACAGTACTCGGATATTATCTCCTTGTTTTATTAGGTAGACAAAGCTCAGTAGGGAGGTTTTTAGAAGAACGTTTTGACATTACGATTGTTTTTACGCCGACTGGAGCTGTTATAGCAGCATTAGTTGTTTCGATCCCTTTTCTAATAAAATCAGCACGTACATCATTTGGGAGCATAGACCCAAATATTATCAATGCTGCTCGAGTTCTTGGACGAACAGAGCTAAATATTTTTCTAACAGTGATGATTCCACTTGCATGGAGAGGAATTGCTGCAGGGGTTACACTATCGTTTGCTCGTGCGTTAGGAGATTTTGGTGCAACATTAATGGTTGCTGGAAGTATACCGAATCAGACAATGACGATGCCAATAGCCATTTATGATGCGTTACTAGCAGGAAATCGTGAGTTAGCAAACGTATTAGTGATTATTATGACAACTGTATCAGTTGCCGTATTGTATATAATTAATAGACTAGAAAAAAGGGTAGTGAAAGGGGGAAGATGA
- a CDS encoding sulfate/molybdate ABC transporter ATP-binding protein, giving the protein MLEATIHKNMNQFSLDVSFKADNGVTGILGPSGCGKSLTLQCLAGLQTPAQGEIKLGSGTLFSSNNKKNLKTRNRQIGYVFQNYALFPHLTVYENIAFGLKGLAKIEVEQLVKQLLSKIQLEKYEKHYPFELSGGQQQRVALARTLITEPKLLLLDEPFSALDYHVKHLLEQELLNIIKENFSGVVLLVTHNMEEAYRLCDKLLLMNEGSIVQSGRKDEVFKRPTNKVSAKIIGCKNIIPISSIDDDVNFIGVNINDKKVILPKRSHTREINYVGIHSEEIQFTNSMTNNNSFDFEVVESVTGIYNTSLTLDLSGITIQAVIPNDQVNSLYNHEVKVYLPPERLFLMTD; this is encoded by the coding sequence TTGCTTGAAGCAACAATTCATAAAAACATGAATCAGTTTTCCCTCGATGTTTCATTTAAAGCTGATAATGGTGTAACTGGTATTTTAGGTCCGTCAGGGTGCGGAAAAAGCTTAACATTGCAATGTCTTGCTGGCTTACAAACACCGGCTCAAGGAGAAATTAAACTAGGCTCTGGAACATTATTCAGTTCAAATAATAAAAAGAATCTTAAAACAAGAAACCGTCAAATTGGGTATGTCTTTCAGAATTATGCCCTCTTTCCCCATCTAACAGTGTATGAAAATATTGCATTTGGTCTGAAAGGTTTGGCAAAAATTGAAGTTGAACAATTAGTAAAACAATTGTTATCTAAGATTCAATTAGAAAAATACGAAAAGCATTATCCCTTTGAATTGTCAGGGGGGCAACAGCAACGTGTGGCTCTAGCAAGAACATTAATAACGGAACCTAAGTTGCTCTTATTAGATGAGCCCTTTTCAGCACTGGACTATCATGTAAAGCACCTTCTTGAACAAGAGCTATTAAACATCATAAAGGAAAATTTCTCAGGTGTTGTACTTCTCGTCACTCATAATATGGAAGAGGCATATCGATTATGTGACAAGTTACTGCTTATGAATGAAGGTAGTATTGTTCAATCGGGAAGGAAAGACGAGGTGTTTAAGCGCCCTACCAATAAGGTTTCAGCTAAAATTATTGGTTGTAAAAATATCATCCCAATCAGTTCAATCGATGACGATGTTAATTTTATCGGAGTAAATATAAACGATAAAAAAGTAATTTTACCAAAGCGCTCACATACTAGAGAAATAAACTATGTCGGGATCCATTCGGAAGAAATTCAGTTTACTAACTCAATGACTAATAATAATTCGTTTGACTTTGAAGTAGTAGAAAGTGTAACCGGTATCTACAATACTTCATTAACCCTTGATTTATCGGGAATAACGATACAAGCAGTTATACCGAATGATCAAGTGAACAGTTTATATAATCACGAGGTTAAGGTCTATCTTCCTCCTGAACGTCTTTTTTTAATGACAGACTAA